In Salinibacterium sp. dk2585, a single window of DNA contains:
- a CDS encoding glycosyltransferase family 2 protein, giving the protein MSNEPSGAGTSRVTIVIPVYGDWDSLRDCVRSLIEYAPAETYDVLLVNDCGPEADAIEAGIRGLIYGKPQFRYERNPHNLGFGLTCNRAVFELDTSPNDIILLNSDTVVTAGAFDEMRAVLHSSPRNGTVCPRSNDATIATIPFHQRDSRGERDAARTDEVFAAVHALLPRFYISPVSVGFCLLIRRTLINEFGLFDEVFGRGYNEENDFCLRINEAGYSSLIANHALVRHVGSTSFGSAQRTELEAKNSRILHERYPFYPRAVANFIRHGYSAVDRFADLLVEDGNPRKPKVLIDLAGSKSISGNPGEAEIVLSALRLVSSKADLTVVPPLGAKMTTAPCGDPLRLIDREAIDEVFDIAITTSPVTSLEQLLLLNRFALRWVTTSPVHKDLRSTRGQAQAPHTSLTYRLTLEFGDLLLLQDDSALDDMEILFGLDLPQKALQREALFRHGAVSEWERLLTEASAAPVDVERLARRDHLVRPLSLAADALTENLRETAHSLDEIQRSKTYALARKVTSLSAPFRRRPR; this is encoded by the coding sequence TTGAGCAATGAGCCATCCGGCGCAGGGACGTCGCGCGTCACCATCGTCATTCCGGTGTATGGAGACTGGGACTCGTTGCGCGACTGCGTGCGCTCACTCATCGAATACGCGCCAGCTGAAACATACGATGTCTTACTCGTCAACGACTGCGGTCCTGAAGCCGATGCGATCGAAGCTGGCATTCGAGGTCTCATCTACGGGAAGCCTCAGTTCCGTTACGAACGAAATCCACACAACCTGGGCTTCGGCTTGACCTGCAATCGTGCAGTGTTTGAGTTGGACACCTCACCGAATGACATCATCCTGCTGAACTCGGACACCGTTGTGACAGCCGGTGCATTTGACGAGATGCGGGCGGTCCTCCACTCCTCGCCCAGGAATGGCACCGTGTGTCCACGCAGCAACGACGCAACCATCGCTACCATCCCCTTTCATCAACGCGACAGTCGTGGGGAGCGAGATGCCGCGCGCACCGACGAGGTGTTCGCGGCCGTTCATGCGCTACTTCCCCGCTTCTACATCTCTCCGGTCTCGGTGGGGTTCTGCTTGCTGATTCGCCGCACCCTCATCAACGAGTTTGGCCTGTTTGACGAGGTCTTCGGTCGGGGATACAACGAAGAAAACGACTTCTGCCTTCGCATAAATGAAGCGGGCTACTCGTCGTTGATCGCGAACCACGCCCTGGTCCGACACGTGGGCAGCACGAGTTTTGGCAGCGCACAACGAACTGAACTTGAGGCGAAAAACTCACGGATCCTGCACGAGCGTTACCCGTTCTACCCGCGGGCTGTAGCAAACTTCATTCGGCACGGCTATTCCGCCGTCGATAGATTTGCGGATCTCCTCGTCGAAGACGGAAACCCGCGGAAGCCGAAGGTGCTCATCGACCTCGCTGGCAGCAAATCAATCTCCGGTAATCCGGGGGAAGCAGAAATCGTTCTTTCGGCGCTCCGTCTTGTAAGCAGCAAGGCAGACCTTACGGTCGTGCCTCCTTTGGGCGCCAAGATGACGACCGCACCTTGTGGCGATCCACTGAGGCTGATCGATCGCGAGGCTATCGATGAAGTGTTCGATATTGCGATCACAACAAGCCCGGTGACCTCTCTCGAGCAGTTACTCCTTCTGAATCGCTTTGCCTTGCGCTGGGTTACCACATCGCCGGTTCATAAGGACCTGAGGTCCACCAGGGGCCAAGCGCAAGCTCCACATACCAGTTTGACCTACCGGCTGACACTCGAGTTTGGAGACCTTCTCCTGCTGCAAGATGACTCCGCACTCGACGACATGGAGATTCTTTTCGGTCTGGATTTGCCCCAGAAAGCACTGCAGCGCGAAGCGCTGTTCCGGCATGGAGCAGTTTCTGAGTGGGAAAGGCTCCTCACCGAGGCAAGCGCCGCCCCTGTGGACGTCGAGAGGCTGGCGCGACGGGACCACTTGGTTCGTCCACTCTCACTTGCTGCGGATGCGCTGACAGAGAATCTTCGGGAGACGGCCCATTCACTTGACGAAATCCAGCGCAGCAAGACTTACGCCCTCGCCCGCAAAGTAACTTCACTATCCGCACCGTTTCGTCGCCGCCCACGTTGA